Within Oncorhynchus masou masou isolate Uvic2021 chromosome 17, UVic_Omas_1.1, whole genome shotgun sequence, the genomic segment CCCTGGATAACTCCACCTCACAGAGGGTCCAGATGCCCACACAACAGGCCATGTCTACTCTGCCCAATCTGTTAACAGCTAAGGCAAGTCCCTGTAACATTGTAGTAACATCCATCAATATCCTCTCACACAGGCACACTGTGACGCTGAATGACCAGATGGTTAAACAGCATGACATGGGCAGAGTTCCACAACACTGCCTGATGTAACCAGGCTTCTCATAGGGAAGAGATTAGCTGTACCTCCCTAAGGTACTTATGTGGTGTGGTCTCATGAAGCGTGGGGAGGGGATGATTGAGTGCAGTGTGTCTAACTGAGAGCAGAATGCCAGGATGTTACAGTGTTCGTTGGTACTACCTACTGCAGTCATGTTGTTTGGCAAAATGGCCACAGGAGAGCTTGTGAATGCAATGACAGGTGACAGagggtcatatatatatattcaatcaatccctgtaGCCCGATTACAAGAATACATTTTTGGGGTAAGATTTGGAATTACAGGGGTTGCCAGAGGGGGGCTTGGCAGCCAGGCAATCCTATTGGTTGAGTGAGTCCATACCTTGCTTACAGAGCAGCTGTGGGAGAAGCCAGGCTTGCTGAGTCTGACCACGTCCCCTGGGGACTGATAGCTGACCACATAGAGGTGGTGCTCCAGGGGAGTGTCTCTAGTGCCCTGGAAGTACACCAGCTTAGAGGCCTCATTCACCCAGATCTACAGAGAGAATCACAGATTATATTTATATTGATGGCAGAACATGCATTATAAACTTACAATAGCGTAAGCACACACAAAAGTCTATTATAAAGATATTTTATAATGCACTCTGACAATAAGGGTTTTAATCTGACTGACTGAATATCCTACCTTGGAGCCATGCCTGGCCAAAACCTCCCACTCCCCACTGGTGAGAGTCACCTCCTCCTTGATTGCACATTTAAAGTCTCCTGCAGAGGAAAATACCATAGAGATTAGAGATGAtattttgacaacttttattACATTAGCCAGACTTACAGTGCAGTAATGTGACGCCTGGATGGCAACTACAGATTGTTCAAAGTTCAATCAATATCTCACCTTCATTAAATCACGACACATACAGATCAGTGATTAGCTCAAGGAAGGAAGGACAAAGCCTgaatcccagatctgtttgtgctgtcacaCAAAACATGACGATAGACAGGTTTCCATCCAAATTTGCGACAGaatttcatgtgaatattctaaaatccccagaggtgtttccatcaaactgacTGGCTGTAGATAAAAAGCTGTGTGGGATGATGTAATGCACATAAAAAGCACTTAAAATGTCCGTGTCCGTGTCCAGGCCCGGGgcctctcgagtggcgcagcggtctaaggcactgcattgcagtgttgaggcgtcactacagcctggggttgtAGTGTCATAACCGGCCGTGACCAGGAGTCCCTGGGGCGGCGCAccattggcccagcatcatccgggttggGGCTCTGTCACGACCGGGTCGGGGCTCTGTCACGGCCGGGTTAGgggtccttgtcccatcgcgcactagtgaccCCTGTGGCGGGCttgggcgcagtgcacactgacatggtcgcatggtgtttcctccgacacattggtgcggctggcttctgggttaagttggcattgtgtcaagaatcagtgcggcttggttgggttgtgtttcggaggacgcacagctcttgaccttcgcctctcctgagtccgtacgggagttgcagcgatgagacaagatcgtaatcaaGAAATTGGTGAGAAAACGGGGGCAAAAAAAACAAAGTTGAAAATGGAAACCAATTTAAGTCTAATGATGGTTTTGTCACTCAAACGTTCTCCATCTGGTTTTGGAGCATGTGCTCTAGACAACAGGTCACTGATAAAGTGGACAGGGTAGGTTGTATGATGAGATTATAGATAACAGCAAGATCATTATTATTTGATAATGGCATGTCACCAGAATTCAAATAATACCTTCTAtatccctcaaactcaactctggacctggaAGCTAGTTCCACTGCTttgtttcattgttcccctctaaaatcagggactgatttagacctgggacatcaGATATGTGCAATTAAttattgccagcagcataccactgctggcttgctaatgaagctaagcagggttggtcctggtcagtccctggatgggagaccagatgctgcaggaagtggtgttggagtgcCAGTAGgaagcactctttcctctggtctaaaaaatatcctaatcccccagggcagtgattggggacactgccctgtgtagggtgccgtctttcggctgggacgttaaacgggtgtcctgactctctgaggtcattaaagatcccatgacacttatcgtaagagtaggggtgttaaccctgatatcctggctaaattctcaatctggccctcaaaccatcatggtcacctaatattCCCCAGTTTTACAATTGTCACAATCTATTTAACCAATAAACTTATCCCGCCTTGTGAAGTGTATTTTTGGGGGGACCGAGATTTAGCAAATTTGCTTTTTCCATCAGGCCCGACGTGGGTCTTATTATGAAAAACCTGGTTAATGACAGCAACGGAATTACCTTCTATGTATTTGTAGCTTCCTGACCATTGGTAGAGGTCTGGATGCAATGCTGATGTGATTTTGTACAGATGGCTGAAGCCCGTTTTGGATTCATTCACCCATATGAAAGAGAACTCATCCTCTGACGTTTGAACGAATGGATAGAAAATATCATGAACCTGTGGACAACAGAAAAACATGGTTGTTGTTAGTTTGTTGTGGCCTGATTCTTCCATGCTAATACATATGtcaacatacatacacactgtcaATATATAGCCCTTCAAATCACTATTACACTAGAGTGACTGTGAGATGAGTGGGAATTCAACAACCAAACTGTATGCAGCTAAATATTAGAGTAATTCCCAAGAAGCATTAAATCTTCTATTTTTGAGACAGATAGCCAAATCTACAGTCTGACGATTAATTCTACATAATACTAAGCACATATCTGGTAACTACAATTCTCTCATAAGGTACAGATGGATGAAAGACCGAGGCTCGAGAGTTTAAAATGAGGAATGACAAGTCAGTGCCCCTCCTTTCCCTAACTTGTAGTCATTTTCCATATTATCCCCGCCCTGCCTATCTCACATTGATCCAGATGTCGGTGGTCTCCTCGTAGACGATGTAGGGCTGGACGTCATGGGGCACGGCCTCCAGGTTCTTCTGCCTCTGGGCCAGGTCATCTGTGACGGGGATGAAGAGGGCCGGGGGCAGCAGCACCAGCTGGAGCCTCCTCTGACTGCGGTCCAGCAGCACTGCCCAACCACTTGGGGGAGACCGAAACACACATTCCCTCACTGACTGGATCATACGCACAGTACAATAATGACAGATCCAACATCACTAATGCCTTATTGTTTCCGCAAGCTCAGAGGACACCAACCCAGGTCCTAGACCTGTGTTGGAGCTCAACACTAGAACAACTGATTCAATTAATCAACTAACAACTAATCAACCAACCTTTTCCCGTCCCTAACCATCACCAATGAAAGCCAAATAGCATCAGAGACAGGTCAAAAGCAGTGTTTCCTGGGGAAACATCATGTCGTAACACTCACTATTTGCCATCAGTCGTCCATCCTGCACGGGAGATGTACTCCGTCCCAGGGAACAGGGTGGTGAAGGGGAGAACTAGCTCCTTGTCTTGAATGCTCACgatctggagacacacacacacacacctccttgtAAACACTACAGTGAGCAGCAAGAGCAAAATAAGAGAATAAATGGAGAGCAGTCAAAAGCAGCTGCCACTTACTTTTCCTTGTATGTCAGTCTTTATCTCAACCAGTTTCAGGGTGGTTTGAGGATTTTTACTGcctacaaaaaaaatatatatttttttgttaattctagTGGTCTACtcttgaaatgaattcattaggtcATTGCTAATACTGTATATTTGCCTAGCTTCCCAAACTCCTTGCTCCGGCCAAACTCTACACCACGACCACAGATGTTAGTTTCTTCTctgcaatgagtctggatctgagtacctccccAACGATTTCTAGAACACAAACACATTCCTGacgttctgattggtcccagaaacggATGGGTTGGGCCAGAACCAGAACACGCGTGGGTAAAGCGGCGCCTTGTTTTCTACAACACCCCTCATTTTGACGCAACCATAAACAACTTCAATGATGGCAGTCACAGAACAGCGGAAGAATTCAGTTTGAGTCGTCAGGCAAAACACATGTCACTACAAGCACATACAACCCTACCCGACCAGCGCCTAGGGGGACCCGACCCGACCAGCGCCTAGGGGGACCCGACCCAACCAGCGCCAGGGGGACCCGACCAGCGCCAGGGGGACCCGACCAACGCCAGGGGGACTCGACCAACGCCAGGGGGACCCGACCAGCGCCAGGGGGACTCGACCAGCGCCAGGGGGACCCAACCAGCGCCAGGGGGACCCAACCAGCGCCAGGGGGACCCAACCAGCGCCAGGGGGACTCACCTGTGCGGGGGTATCTGTAGGCGTCGGCCTTCCGCTCCTCCAAGGCTGGAGAGGGAACATGAATGATCTCTACCTCCGTCTCATCCACCTCTTCATACAGCAGGTACAGAGTTTTGCCCCCATCTGAGTCtaacagaggagaagagcaggTTAGACAGACGGAACTGATAACATGCTCTTGAAAATGCATACAGAAACAGCTAGCATTCATAACAGACACAGCTTCATGATGACAGTGTGTCTGGGGCAAGTTAAAGTCTGTACGACGTTCATCAAAGCATGACTGACTGACGGTTTGATTAAGGAAGAGaccaatttctcacatggaaaatGGTTCCTTCTCTAGTCATAAGGAAGGCGTGACAGAAGGTGCCTACTCACCCTCTACGGCAGAGGGACTCCACCAGTAGCCAGTGAAGCGGTCAAACTCCTCCTGTATCACAAACGTGGCCACGCCTGCAGACTTGGGGTCCTCCTTCACATTATCCAGACCTGAACCAGGGAGAGATTCATTTATTTCATTAAATCCATGCAGTGTCAGCAACATGGCATAGAGACTGTAAACAATTCCATACAACTACAGTACACAAACTTCCAAAAGTCCCTGACCCTTCTGACCTTTATGACAGAAGGtgagtctcctctcctccccagactTGAGGTTAGCCAGCCACAGGTCGTTGTTGTTGATGAAAGCAATGAAGTTGGGCTGTCCTGGGGAGATCTTGGGGTCCATGCGGGTCCCTGAGCACTGTGTCTTAATCTCCACCGGCTTAATGGGCGCAGACTGCTTTTAAACCAGGAAACACACTCTTAGTGTACAtggtcgtattcattaggcactaaactgaacaaaacagacaaacagggaTGACCTCAACTTGTCCAATAGAACTGCTTGTTTTCGTTTTCCATtgataaacattttttttgctacagtgtgcctTAATGAATGCAACCCTGAAGACACAACCATACACACAGCAACAGCCATTCATCGCTGTGGCGTTGGGTGCTGTGCAGTTCATGCACCAATGCTCATATCAACTATAGGATGTTAAAATGACATTCAATAACGCAGAGTTACTGTAACTCACTTAGTGGCAATTGCAGATGTAGGAAAGGCTTTCTAAGTTCATTTAATGAATAAAGGGGGGTAAGACTCACGATGAAGCCATTGTTTCCCCCGTCCTGACAATAGAAGAGGCTGTTGCTGGCCTGGAAGAGGAACAGGCCGGTCTGGGCGTGGTAGTCATAGGAAGTGATCCCAAAAGCTCCCAGGCGCTTCCGCTCCCTAAGGAGCTCCTCTTCCCGGGAATAGGCCCCCTGGTGCGGCGTGGCCTGGTAGTGAGGGGAAAGTCATTTTGCTGTCATCATAATgatttaaaggtagactcagcgatatgacgttggtgcacaaagtaaacagcatagtgggtcaatttcaGCAACAACTAAGAACGTTGAGGCGCGAGGCTAAAAACTTCACAGCTGATTTGGTCCCGTACCTGaaatcaaattaaatgaaattgtatttgtcacatgcttcgtaggcaacaggtgtagactaacagtgaaatgcttacttactggtCCATTTACATTGCTACCAGACTGACTCACTAGTTGAACGTGTTCAACAGTGACGATGTGGCAGTTTGGCAGTTGGCCAGAGCCTCCCTCCTTCTGGACCTATGGAGGAAGAAGGTTCCACTGGCCAGGGACACTGAGGACAACTTCTTGGGCTTCAGGAGGAAGGCCAATGGAAAATTGGACACTCGCGCTGCTGCAGGCTTTGGAGTCGGGTGAGACTGGCAGGACCTCAACAACCTGAGCAACCGGACGGGCTAATATGTAAACTGAGCCAGTGACGGCCTCTGATGCAGCTTTGGCAGATCGCAGTGTTGTTGTGGAGGCTTCTGTCACCCATGATGGAACATCTCATCCTACTTCCAGGACGACACTCCTTGGTATCCGACGGATGTTGCTATTGCAAcgctggactggcctgaggctgcaggagaaactcactgctctggactgtgctgaccactctgtctcccattcCATCCTGCCATCGGCAAGGACATTCCCACCTTCACTGTTAAGGTGAGGCTGCAAGTTGTaccaacataatataatatagcacTCTGGTACCCTGCAAACCATGACCCATTTTGTATTCTACATGAGTCAAATGTAATGGAGTCCATTGCCCATGTGAATGGCTGCTGTTCATACAAGGATTTGTACATTGCTAGTCATGATGGCATTGTTGATCTGATAGCCAGAGAGGTGAGACAAGTGGTCTCACCAACAGCACACATGCATAAACATTGTTGTGTAACAGGAAGCTGgtttgatgttgatgatgatttCCTGTGGGCCAAATACACCAGATATTGTTGTTGTGGGGGGAGGCGTTCATTTTGGAAATTGGCTGCTCAGTGGACGGCTACATGGAGCAAACCTTTGCTGAGAAGCTTTTTAAATACCAGCCTCTCATGGCATACTTGGGACAGCCTCGGGTGGAGGTGGAAGCTGGTGGCGCTGATATTTGGCACATACACAGACTTGGTGTGGCCTCCAGATTGCGAGCCTGACAAAAACTAGGGCGAAGCAATTGGCGAgatactgctctgtttcagctgtcgtgggcagcctagctgtttgGAGAAGGAGCTGCTTTCTGTACCCTGGAGGGCCATGCATACAGAGacctttgaaatgtttggatcctTTTTTTGTACATTTGATTGGTGGATTTggataaataatttaaaatgtgtggcgtcagtatgcatgtgtgtgcttgttatttacatttacatttaagtcatttagcagacgctcttatccagagcgacttacaaattggtgaattcaccttctgacagttATCTGAGAGAGTGAAGCGAACCCATGCACACGCGaagatactgtgtgtgactgtgtgcgaGCGAAGTCTGCATCTCACTCATCGCAATATCTGCGGTGATGATCGTGGCAGCGTCatttcgctgagtctacctttaatgaTTATTCAACTGTTAATTTAATTGTCGCTGTCTGGAGACTGAATGAATGTCTGTGAATATGTGAGAAATGCTCGTTCCACTTTCCTATTACGCATCTCCTGGCTTCAGGTCTTGTTATGAACATTTGACAAACCacggtaaaaaaaaatgttagagAGCTTGAGATCTTAATCTTATGAGGATAATAACTATAACATATTTTATTAGGATTTCCTTGGCACCAGGTTCGGAGGTCATTAGGTTTCAGTGACACACAGAGAATTCAAGGGGTATTCACCTGGAAGTGATCCAGCATCTGTTTCCACGACAACACCAAGAGGGCCTCTTTCCGGATCTTCTTGGGGATTTCCGAGTAGAGCAGTGAGTTCTCTCTACTTCCATAAGGCATTCCTGATCGATAGAGAGAGACGGTCGGAAGTGAAAATGAGTTAAGAGGCCAAGGTACAACTTGCAAAACAGTGTTGCAACTTGAGAAACGTGAGTAACTCAATGAAGCACTGAGTAAGCCAGTGTGACGATCATCAGTGGCAGATGGCCTTGGCTCACCGAGGTAGTACAGTCGATGGGAGTGGGGGCCTGACTCATCGTTTTTCTGCACAAACTGGAAGTCATGGGGCGCTTTGTTGGCGATCATTCCTGAGTACTTCCTGCTGCTGTGGATGATGTCACGCAGGCCGCCCCACGAGTGCTTCTCCACATAGAACTGAGATGGACCGTCCTCCATCTCCACCACCTCTGTGCTGTCTGTTAGCCCGTCCACCGCCGTCATATCCCCTCCTAAACAACTGAGAGGGATaacagaaaaaaaacacataGACAACCCGCTGGTCATCTATATGCTCACGAACAATGGCACTTGCATCTTGTATGGAAacgcacacagacagatagatagacagccACACATGTATTGGCCTATACAATGGGTTATCTAGCACGCCTATACAATGGGTTATCTAGCACTCCTATCCGCAGAGAAGGTACACACAGGTCATTGGAACGCACACGGACACCATACCTTTTCCAGTAACCTTCTGTTTTGTCTCCAAGTTTGACCTTCTTCACTCTATGCATTCACTGGCCAAGAAGCCTCAACCAGAGTCTGCAATCTAAAGTTAAACGTTCAAATAAAAGGGTTAATCAATCTTATTTATACATTGAATAAAACGCCTACATATAAAATCTCTCTCATTCAATCCTGCATGCGGTAAAGGTTTGGTATTTaagtcagcaggtagcctagtggttaagggcGTTGGTCCAGTAACCGAAAGTTCGCTGGTTTGAATTCCTGAGCCGACTAGGAGaagaatctgttgatgtgcccttgagcaaggcatggAACCctagtcactctggataagagcgtctgctaaaggACTAAAATGTATCTAAGCTGTGATAGAAGATAGCAAAGGCATAAGGAATGGTCCACATTCCATTGCTTGTATAGTTTGATGCTACAGGAATGCATGAAACCTTAGCCAACATAGTGACAGTAAAAACAAAGTTTGCCCTCTGTATGGAGTGAGCAGGCGTAAAGGCGGTTGCCAAGGACCCCATTGACGTTCTTTGTGTTGGTGGAATTTCAGAGAACTCATTTGCTTTCAGATGATGTGAAGAAAACATTCAAGCACTGGATTTAAAGGGAATCTGATCACCAATAGCCTGCTCGGTGCCCATTGTCCAAACAAACCTATGGGCCGTGGCCCTTCAACCTGGCCTTTACAATGTCACACTGAAGCTCCAGAAGGAGTGGATGGGTGTGTAAACATTATGACAATAGCTCCAAAACAGCTCTCTGGGAGACTAGGGTGAAGATGCAAATTGGTCATAGctctatactgaacagaaatataaaagcaacaatttcaaagattttactgagttacaatttaTATGagaaaatctgtcaatttaaacAAAAAATGAATTTAGCCCTCATCTATGGATTTCCcctgactgggaatacagatatgaatctcttggtcacagatactttaaAAGAAATGGGCCTCACAAGGGCCTTctggatctcgtcacggtatctctgtgcatttgccaacgataaaatgcaattgtttgttgtctgtagcttatgcctgcctatacTATAACTCCACCTCCACCATGGACACTCTGTTCCCAATGTTGACATTAGCAAACTGCTCTCCCAAAcgatgccatacacgtggtcggcggttgtgaggccggttggatgtactgccaaattctctaaaacgacattggtagACAAATTGacatgaaattctctggcaacagctctggtggaaattcctacagtcagcatgccaattgcaccctCCCTCAAAACTTAGAGATATCTGTGGAGTTGTgttataaaactgcacattttagaatggccttttattgtccccagcacaagatccattagcttcttcatatgccacacctgtcagggggATGGATTAACTTGACAACTGAGAAATGTTCACTAAACAGGGGCTGTAAACAAATGAGATAAATAAGCTTTCTGTGTGTATGGAACACCTCGCattttttttttcagctcatgaaaccaacacgtTACATGTTGGGGGGGTCGGAAGGCCTAAACTGCACCAtacagaagaggaagaggtatGAAGTATCACTTCTGCGTCTGGAAAACAGGAAGTGATAGCTGACAAACGCGTTTTTGTCATCCACACGTTGCCTGCATTGACTACAGACTGATCTAAGTCACTGACATTTTCTATTCCATTCATAACCTTTGATGATAAAATGAACTGATATTCCACCATTATCAGATAGGTTGGTAGCTAGAAAGAATTGGGAAAGGAAACCGGGGATAGGGGAAATAATTTAATGACCGGTACGTACGACATAGCTATCTTTGTTCTCATCAAGGGGTCACAACTGTAACTGGATAtagtttagctagctaacagtacaagTTGGCAACAGTGTCGTGATTAGCTTAATTGTATATCTAATATAGCGTAAGTGTTACATTGCGCTAATCTaactacatattacctcaacgtTTGCCAGCTAGGATACACTGTAACATGACAGCTCTCTCGTGACAGTTGTCGGGTATACCAGCTTGGCCACTATGAGCTAGCTGGGTCCTTAGCAAGCCTGTCATTGGAGTCGACTATCAGAATCGAGTTCAGAAGCGTATACTTACCAATCCAGCCACTTCTTATTTTCCAAACGATTATTTGCTTTACTAGGTAGGTATTAAAAAACTAATATTATTACTGCTAAAGGTTGTGTCCATGGCCCAGAATGTAGGCAGACATAAACGTAGATCACGAAGGAGAACACCCAGGAACCTTCGAACCCGGGGATAATGCTTCGGCGCTTTTACAGGGTCGCACCGCTCCTCTTCGGCTGTGTTCGCAAGGATGATGCTGCGCTAGCGGCTGCGCATTGATTAATCCTAACCAGAAATGAGTGTTTGATACGAGGCAATTTATGAATATAAAGAATTGTACACATACTGTAAACATGTACTGACAGGAAAGGTTGCCAAAACTGTAAATGATTCAAGATTATTGCATTGGAAAATATGCAGTCCGTCCATAAACCCCCCTCAACCAAAACAGTAGATGCAATGTTCAATTAACACTATCAATGACTGTCAAGTCTTAATTGCTTTAATGAAATGTCCCAGTTTACTAGACATTCACGATTCAGGTGGCGAAGCAATCTAGGGTGTTTGTTCGTTTATTACACGTGACTGTTTGGCAGTAATTTTATCTGAATAAACGTGATAGATGACCTCACATATGAGCTTACCCTTGTGGTAGCCATGTATATGCAAATTTAGTCAACGTGTTGAGACATTAACGAAATTAATTCAGTGTCATTAGACCCCTTTCAATGGATACAAATTAAggcaaacagaacaaaacatattTAAATTAAAAGCCAACAGAAAAGTGTGGGGACCTCATTTTTATTTATACAAAGACAGCAGCCCTTCTATTTCAGTGGGATGAAACGGGAAGAATGTGTAGCTCCGATACCGGGGCGACCGTGCTTGACTGGCTTGTAGGTGATAGAGAACTCCCCCAGGTAGTGGCCGCACATCTCAGGCTGGAGAGAGAAATGTAAAATTG encodes:
- the LOC135558518 gene encoding dipeptidyl peptidase 9-like isoform X1, whose product is MHRVKKVKLGDKTEGYWKSCLGGDMTAVDGLTDSTEVVEMEDGPSQFYVEKHSWGGLRDIIHSSRKYSGMIANKAPHDFQFVQKNDESGPHSHRLYYLGMPYGSRENSLLYSEIPKKIRKEALLVLSWKQMLDHFQATPHQGAYSREEELLRERKRLGAFGITSYDYHAQTGLFLFQASNSLFYCQDGGNNGFIQSAPIKPVEIKTQCSGTRMDPKISPGQPNFIAFINNNDLWLANLKSGEERRLTFCHKGLDNVKEDPKSAGVATFVIQEEFDRFTGYWWSPSAVEDSDGGKTLYLLYEEVDETEVEIIHVPSPALEERKADAYRYPRTGSKNPQTTLKLVEIKTDIQGKIVSIQDKELVLPFTTLFPGTEYISRAGWTTDGKYGWAVLLDRSQRRLQLVLLPPALFIPVTDDLAQRQKNLEAVPHDVQPYIVYEETTDIWINVHDIFYPFVQTSEDEFSFIWVNESKTGFSHLYKITSALHPDLYQWSGSYKYIEGDFKCAIKEEVTLTSGEWEVLARHGSKIWVNEASKLVYFQGTRDTPLEHHLYVVSYQSPGDVVRLSKPGFSHSCSVSKNFDMFVSHYSNVSTPPCLHVYKLTGPEGDPLHMVPEFWASMMEAPGCPGDYKSPEIFDFPGKSGFQLYGMVYKPHNLQPGRKHPTVLFVYGGPQVQLVNNTFKGMKYLRLNTLASLGYAVVVIDGRGSCQRGLKFEGALKNKMGQVEIEDQVEGLQYVSERFNFVDLSRVAIHGWSYGGFLSLMGIIQRPNVFKVAIAGAPVTVWMAYDTGYTERYMDTPDNNQQGYEEGSVALHVDKLPSEPNRLLILHGFLDENVHFFHTNFLVSQIIRAGKPYQLQVYPNERHSIRCPESGEHYEIMLLHFLQQYL
- the LOC135558518 gene encoding dipeptidyl peptidase 9-like isoform X2 — its product is MHRVKKVKLGDKTEGYWKSCLGGDMTAVDGLTDSTEVVEMEDGPSQFYVEKHSWGGLRDIIHSSRKYSGMIANKAPHDFQFVQKNDESGPHSHRLYYLGMPYGSRENSLLYSEIPKKIRKEALLVLSWKQMLDHFQATPHQGAYSREEELLRERKRLGAFGITSYDYHAQTGLFLFQASNSLFYCQDGGNNGFISAPIKPVEIKTQCSGTRMDPKISPGQPNFIAFINNNDLWLANLKSGEERRLTFCHKGLDNVKEDPKSAGVATFVIQEEFDRFTGYWWSPSAVEDSDGGKTLYLLYEEVDETEVEIIHVPSPALEERKADAYRYPRTGSKNPQTTLKLVEIKTDIQGKIVSIQDKELVLPFTTLFPGTEYISRAGWTTDGKYGWAVLLDRSQRRLQLVLLPPALFIPVTDDLAQRQKNLEAVPHDVQPYIVYEETTDIWINVHDIFYPFVQTSEDEFSFIWVNESKTGFSHLYKITSALHPDLYQWSGSYKYIEGDFKCAIKEEVTLTSGEWEVLARHGSKIWVNEASKLVYFQGTRDTPLEHHLYVVSYQSPGDVVRLSKPGFSHSCSVSKNFDMFVSHYSNVSTPPCLHVYKLTGPEGDPLHMVPEFWASMMEAPGCPGDYKSPEIFDFPGKSGFQLYGMVYKPHNLQPGRKHPTVLFVYGGPQVQLVNNTFKGMKYLRLNTLASLGYAVVVIDGRGSCQRGLKFEGALKNKMGQVEIEDQVEGLQYVSERFNFVDLSRVAIHGWSYGGFLSLMGIIQRPNVFKVAIAGAPVTVWMAYDTGYTERYMDTPDNNQQGYEEGSVALHVDKLPSEPNRLLILHGFLDENVHFFHTNFLVSQIIRAGKPYQLQVYPNERHSIRCPESGEHYEIMLLHFLQQYL
- the LOC135558518 gene encoding dipeptidyl peptidase 9-like isoform X3, whose translation is MTAVDGLTDSTEVVEMEDGPSQFYVEKHSWGGLRDIIHSSRKYSGMIANKAPHDFQFVQKNDESGPHSHRLYYLGMPYGSRENSLLYSEIPKKIRKEALLVLSWKQMLDHFQATPHQGAYSREEELLRERKRLGAFGITSYDYHAQTGLFLFQASNSLFYCQDGGNNGFIQSAPIKPVEIKTQCSGTRMDPKISPGQPNFIAFINNNDLWLANLKSGEERRLTFCHKGLDNVKEDPKSAGVATFVIQEEFDRFTGYWWSPSAVEDSDGGKTLYLLYEEVDETEVEIIHVPSPALEERKADAYRYPRTGSKNPQTTLKLVEIKTDIQGKIVSIQDKELVLPFTTLFPGTEYISRAGWTTDGKYGWAVLLDRSQRRLQLVLLPPALFIPVTDDLAQRQKNLEAVPHDVQPYIVYEETTDIWINVHDIFYPFVQTSEDEFSFIWVNESKTGFSHLYKITSALHPDLYQWSGSYKYIEGDFKCAIKEEVTLTSGEWEVLARHGSKIWVNEASKLVYFQGTRDTPLEHHLYVVSYQSPGDVVRLSKPGFSHSCSVSKNFDMFVSHYSNVSTPPCLHVYKLTGPEGDPLHMVPEFWASMMEAPGCPGDYKSPEIFDFPGKSGFQLYGMVYKPHNLQPGRKHPTVLFVYGGPQVQLVNNTFKGMKYLRLNTLASLGYAVVVIDGRGSCQRGLKFEGALKNKMGQVEIEDQVEGLQYVSERFNFVDLSRVAIHGWSYGGFLSLMGIIQRPNVFKVAIAGAPVTVWMAYDTGYTERYMDTPDNNQQGYEEGSVALHVDKLPSEPNRLLILHGFLDENVHFFHTNFLVSQIIRAGKPYQLQVYPNERHSIRCPESGEHYEIMLLHFLQQYL